DNA sequence from the Chitinophaga flava genome:
ACCTGCTCGGCGTATACTATGTAACCCGTGCTATATTACCAGACATGATAGCCCGTCAAACCGGCGACATCATCAACATAGCTTCTACAGCCGGCCAGCGTGGCGCTCCGCTCACCAGTGCCTACAGCGCCTCCAAGTTTGGCCTGCTGGGCCTTACCGAATCGCTGATGCTTGAAGTAAGAAAACATAATATCCGCGTCAGCGCCCTCACCCCCAGCACAATCGCCACCGATATGGCTAAAGCACTTAACCTCACCGATGGTAATCCGGAGAAGGTATTGCAGCCTGAAGACCTGGCGGAGTTCATTGTAGCGCAGCTCAAAATGAACAGAAGAGTGTTGCTGAAATCAGCGGGGTTATGGTCCACCAACCCATAACTGTGATGAATGCTGATATCGCTGATTTCCCTGATAGGCGAATATATGAACTGTGATTATTATGATATCGCTGATGCTCCTGATGAGCGGAGATATAAGCGAAGAGATAGTGATTATTAATGTATCAGGTAATGATAAAAAAGCGAAGAAGCCATTGAATCTTATTTCAATGGCTTCTTCGCTTTTTTATTTTGGCTTATATCTTCGCTCATCAGGAGCATCAGCGGCATCAGTATCATCACCGTTATAGTTTGAGTCGTTCTCTTGACAAGGCAAACTTAACACCAAATACAGCGAGGATGTTATTCTGTTTATCGAAGTTTTTGCCGAAGGCAGCAACGGCGTAGAAGCTGTCGTTGATCATGAAGTTGGCGATAAAAGCCAGGCGGTCATAGTTGATGGCGTTCTTCAGATCGTGGCGGTTGACGTATTCGGCAGAGAGGTCGAAGCGGCCTTTCTGATAATTGACGGACATACCATAATCGAGCAGGTTGCTGTCGGCCGGTGTGTTGCTCCAGGTGTAACGGCCCAGGGCGACAAAGTCGAGCGGGAAGTTGCCAGGTGCCCAACGTATGTTGGTCCAGATACCGGAGCGGGATGTTGATAGGTTTTTGAACCTGTTATTAGGCGCATCGCCGGCCAGGGCACCTGCCAGTTCTACGATCACTAGACCCTGGTTACGCTGTACATCAAACATAGCCCGCAGTTCAGCATTTTTCCGGGCGATAGCTACGGTGTCGAGTTGATCAGGACTCACTGACAGCAGGTCTATTATTTCCTGTTTTTTCTTCAGCATGGCATCCCGGTTTTTGCGGTAAAAAAAGCGGAACACCTGTGTACGGAAGCCGGCAGACAGACTGGTGGAAGTGTCTGTTTTGAAGGTGGCTGCGGAAACATTAAACGTCTGCAGAATGGGGAAATGGTTATTGAGATAACGTTCGAAGGTCAGGCCGGGTTTGTTGGTAAGCCAGTATGGTGTGACCTCTACCGCGCCACCCTGCCACAGGTTCAGCAGGCTGATACCAAATGCTTTGGGGTTGACGGGTTTGTCGATGGCTGCCGGAGCCTTGTCTGCCAGGATCAATCCGGGCGCCGTAGGCATGGTCATATCCGATATCTTCAGGGAGTCTTTCAACTGGGCATAGCCGGGACTGGTTGCTGCCAGGAGCAACATCCATAGGAGTAACTTTTTCATGGTCTATTTAAAATTAAAGTCCAGCAAAAAGGACATGATGTCTCCGTCTGTTATTACTTCATCCTGGTATAGTTTCACGGAAGGAGTACATCCACTGAAGGAGTAAGTAACAACGATGCCATTGGTAAGGCTGTTGGTGTCCAGTACGTTAGTAATCACATGCAGGGCTCTACCCTTCAGTTCATCTGCCTTTCCGAGCTGGAGGTTACGGATTTCACCTTTTGCAATGGGGGTATTAACACCGTCAAGGCTTATAACGCTGGCGCCTATCTGGGCGTTTCCGATGCTGATGTTAAGAATGACATCCGATCCCGGGATAACGTCCAGATCGTCACTCTTCTTTTGGTATTTAATGGCCATAGGATGTATTGTTTTATGCGAATGTAGGCACTCACTACGCAAGGTATATAGTATACACTGTCAACGCACCGCACTGAGCCAGCCGGCAATAAAATTCAGCACTTCCTTGCGGTTAAATTCGTTGTGCAGCTCATGATAGTCGCCGGGCCATTCCCGGTAAGTCAGCATAGAAGCAGGGGCTTTGTCGGCAAAGAGGCGGGAGCCTTCCACCGCAGTGAAGGCGTCATCGGCACCGTGAATAAGCAGGGACCGGGTTTTCAGGGTATCGGCGTGTTCCAGGCACCACAGGCCATTCTGAATCATATCATTCGCCAGCCGTATACTTATTTTATCGTGGCGAAGTGGGTTATGACGGAACTTTTCCACTTCTTCTATATCATGGGAGATTTTGGTGATATCCAGGCCCTGGCTGAGGCGGATATGGGGCACCACGCGGTTCAGCATCTTCAGCAGGCCACGGAGCAAGGCACCCGGGCGTTTGGCCACAATCAGTGCCGGAGCGGAGATAACAGCAGCCAGGATATCCGGGGATCTTCTGAGCAGGAAACCGGTCAGCACTCCACCACCCATACTATGGCCATACATCACCACCGGTTTATGGTATAGTTCCTTTATATGCGCCAGGAAAGCGGCTTCATAGTCTAATATATAATCAAACCCGGGCGTAGCACCTCTTTTACCATCACTTTTACCATGCCCGTAATGATCAAGCCCTACCACCGCATATCCTTCCTGATTGAAGAACCGCGCTACCGGCGCATAACGGCTGATATCTTCCCCAATACCATGAATAATGATCATCACACGGCTGAACTCTTCCGGAATCCAGTTGATCCCGTGAAAACGAGTATGGCGGAATGACCAGTAAAATGCGTTCATGCCAGCGAATATAAACATTATTCCCACGCAAATTTTCCAGCCACTGTGAAGGTGTTTTTATATTTTTGCAAACTTATCAACTTTAATCTTTAGCACAGTATGATCAAAGAGGCCAAATCTGCGCCGGTGTACACTATTCCTTTAAGTTACCGGAAAATGGAAAACCTTCATATTGTTTTCTGGCTGTTGAAAGACATCAGCTGGTGCATGATCTGGAAACCACTGGGTATAGCCATGATCTTCCCTACCCTTATCATCTCACTGGTGATAGCCTGGCGTACCAGACAGTTTATGTCGGAGCTATGCCATAATGTGGCCATCTCCTTATGGATCTCTGCCAACTCTTACTGGATGATCAGCGAGTTTTTCCATTTTGATGCGCAGGTGATAGTAGGTCCCATCACCTTTAAACACCTGGCCCTGATTCCTTTTGTATCCGGCCTGCTCATACTGGCTTTCTATTATTTATACTATCTACCCAGAAATAAAGAATCTGAAGAGATCATCAACTAATAAAAAGAGGCCTGAGCAATGTTATCTGCTCAGGCCTTTTTTATTTTCGTTGAAGCGGATTTTTAGATCGCGTCTGACAAAGAAGTGAAGGTAAAGTCCCGCAGCTTCATCGGCGGCAATATAGCACTGGCACCACTTTCACCACTCACTGCCCTTTCAGGCTTACCCAGCGCTTCCACATTATTCAACATGATCACCGGGCTTTCATTGAAACGGAAGTTCTTCACCGGATGTTTGATCACGCCGTTTTCGATATAGAAAGTTCCGTCACGGGTAAGCCCGGTAAACAACAATGTTTGAGGGTCTACCGAGCGGATATACCAGAGGCGTGTTACGAGGATACCTTTCTCTGTGCTTTTGATCAGATCTTCCAGCGAATCAGTACCACCTTCCATGATAAAGGCATCCGGAGAAGGGACGGCCTTTACATTATCCTTCTGTGCCCAATAGCGGGAATAGTACATGTTTTTGACCACCCCTTTTTCGATCCAGGTGATTTTCTCCTGTGGTCTTCCATCAAAGTTGTAATAGGAAGTAGGCATATCAGGATGCCAGGGATCGGAATAGATAGTGACACTGTCATCCATGAGTTTGTCTCCCAGCTTGGTTTTGCCGCCAGCCTTGCTGAGGAAGCTTCTGCCTTCTTCCGCACTGCGGGCGTCCATACCAAAGATGAGGTTTTCCAGCAGCACGATGGAAGCGGCAGGTTCCAGAATCACCGTGTATTTGCCGGGTTCCAGTGCCTTGGCGCCTTTAGAACCGACGGCTTTCATGGCCGCTGCGCTGGATTCTTTTTTAATATCCAGTTTGGTGACGTCGTTATATGCTTTAGCCGCGTAGCCAGAGCCCGTACCGTCTTCTGTTCGGACAGTGATGCTGAGGTTGACGTCTGTAGAATTATAGTAAGCGAAAAGTCCTTTGGAATTCATCATTGCGGAGAAGCCGACATTGTTTTCCAGGTAACCTGCCGCCACGAGGTGGTTTTGTTTGGTAATAGAGAGGCTTTGTGCTACCGCTTCTGCGCGGTAGGCCGGGTCTATGGCAGCTGTTTCTTTATTGTAGGTAGCAGATGCAGTGGCATATTGCTGCGGGCCCAGAACAGACATATATTCCGGGTTCTCCGGCGCCAGGCGGGCCAGTTCTTCTGCTCTTTTTACGACCTTCTCCAGGGAAGCATCATCATATTCGTTGATGGTAGCTGTTCCCAGTTTTTTACCAAAAGCAGAGGATACCACCAGCATACTTTTGCTGCTGGCGCCACTGGTAGATACCGCGTTACGCGCATAACGCACGTTACTGGATTCGCCACCAAAGAGGAGTACCTCACATTCATCTGCTTTTGAGTGGGCAAGCACTTTTTTCAATAATGCCTGCGCTGCTTCTTTACTGAGTATCGGCATATATTAAATTTTTCTAGCTGTATTAATAACATTTACTCCGTTAAAACGTGCAGTGGCAGAGCCGTGGGAAACGGCGCTCACCTGCGATGGCTGGCCTTTTCCGTCGAAGAAGGAACCTCCGAGGCGGTAATCTCTTTTGTCTGCGATAGCAGCACAGGAGTTCCAGAATTCCTGTGTATTGCTTTGGTATGCCACATCTTTCAGCATACCTACGATCTCGCCATTTTTGATTTCGTAAAAGAGTTGTCCGCCGAACTGGAAATTGTAGCGTTGCTGATCGATAGAGAAAGAGCCATTGCCTGCGATGAAGATGCCTTTCTCTACT
Encoded proteins:
- a CDS encoding 3-ketoacyl-ACP reductase — encoded protein: MESLQGKKVLITGGGKGIGRAVAVALAQEGADIALIGRSEAPLKEVVEAVSGLGVKATYAIADVGSMEAVNAAVASLTKELGSIDILINNAGIAAFGGFMELTPEQWEDIIRVNLLGVYYVTRAILPDMIARQTGDIINIASTAGQRGAPLTSAYSASKFGLLGLTESLMLEVRKHNIRVSALTPSTIATDMAKALNLTDGNPEKVLQPEDLAEFIVAQLKMNRRVLLKSAGLWSTNP
- a CDS encoding alpha/beta hydrolase yields the protein MNAFYWSFRHTRFHGINWIPEEFSRVMIIIHGIGEDISRYAPVARFFNQEGYAVVGLDHYGHGKSDGKRGATPGFDYILDYEAAFLAHIKELYHKPVVMYGHSMGGGVLTGFLLRRSPDILAAVISAPALIVAKRPGALLRGLLKMLNRVVPHIRLSQGLDITKISHDIEEVEKFRHNPLRHDKISIRLANDMIQNGLWCLEHADTLKTRSLLIHGADDAFTAVEGSRLFADKAPASMLTYREWPGDYHELHNEFNRKEVLNFIAGWLSAVR
- a CDS encoding TldD/PmbA family protein, coding for MPILSKEAAQALLKKVLAHSKADECEVLLFGGESSNVRYARNAVSTSGASSKSMLVVSSAFGKKLGTATINEYDDASLEKVVKRAEELARLAPENPEYMSVLGPQQYATASATYNKETAAIDPAYRAEAVAQSLSITKQNHLVAAGYLENNVGFSAMMNSKGLFAYYNSTDVNLSITVRTEDGTGSGYAAKAYNDVTKLDIKKESSAAAMKAVGSKGAKALEPGKYTVILEPAASIVLLENLIFGMDARSAEEGRSFLSKAGGKTKLGDKLMDDSVTIYSDPWHPDMPTSYYNFDGRPQEKITWIEKGVVKNMYYSRYWAQKDNVKAVPSPDAFIMEGGTDSLEDLIKSTEKGILVTRLWYIRSVDPQTLLFTGLTRDGTFYIENGVIKHPVKNFRFNESPVIMLNNVEALGKPERAVSGESGASAILPPMKLRDFTFTSLSDAI